A section of the Chryseobacterium ginsenosidimutans genome encodes:
- a CDS encoding acyl-ACP desaturase: MYQKLVRKEVMGILEKEVGSFLDKFLTPIEKIWQPSDYLPDPSSADFKYDLEEIQTFAREMPYDLFVTLIGDCITEEALPSYETWLMGIDGVDQEQKEIGWANWIRAWTGEENRHGDLLGKYLYLCGRVNMREMEITTQYLINDGFDLGTSMDPYRNFIYTSFQETATNISHRRVGTLAKQSGNGKLAKMCGVIAADEARHAKAYKYFVSRILEIDPSEMIIAFEDMMRKKIVMPAHMMRQSGQKAGELWGHFSDAAQRCMVYTGQDYINIMKDLLDEWKIEHVKGLNEKAEKAQEYLMKLPSRLQKITDRISTPDLQFQFNWVKG, translated from the coding sequence ATGTATCAAAAACTTGTAAGGAAAGAAGTAATGGGAATATTGGAAAAGGAAGTAGGTTCTTTTCTGGATAAGTTTTTAACGCCAATTGAGAAAATCTGGCAGCCTTCCGATTACCTTCCAGATCCTTCAAGTGCAGATTTTAAATACGATTTAGAAGAGATCCAGACTTTTGCACGTGAAATGCCTTATGATTTATTCGTAACATTGATCGGTGACTGTATCACAGAAGAAGCTTTACCGTCTTATGAAACCTGGTTGATGGGTATAGATGGAGTAGATCAGGAGCAAAAAGAAATCGGTTGGGCAAATTGGATTAGAGCCTGGACTGGTGAAGAAAACAGACACGGAGATCTTTTGGGTAAATACCTCTATTTATGTGGAAGAGTGAACATGAGAGAGATGGAAATTACGACTCAGTATTTAATTAATGACGGGTTCGATTTGGGTACAAGTATGGATCCTTACAGAAATTTCATTTATACAAGTTTTCAGGAAACGGCAACCAATATTTCTCACAGAAGGGTAGGTACATTGGCAAAACAATCCGGAAACGGAAAATTGGCAAAAATGTGTGGTGTAATTGCAGCAGATGAAGCAAGACACGCAAAAGCATATAAATATTTTGTATCAAGAATTTTAGAAATAGATCCTTCTGAAATGATTATTGCATTCGAAGATATGATGCGTAAAAAGATCGTAATGCCGGCTCACATGATGAGACAATCTGGTCAGAAAGCGGGAGAACTGTGGGGGCATTTTTCGGATGCTGCACAAAGATGTATGGTGTATACAGGTCAGGATTATATCAATATTATGAAAGATCTGTTGGATGAATGGAAGATTGAACATGTGAAGGGTCTTAATGAAAAAGCTGAAAAAGCTCAGGAATATTTAATGAAACTTCCTTCAAGACTTCAGAAGATTACAGATAGAATCTCAACACCGGATTTACAGTTTCAGTTTAACTGGGTTAAAGGTTAG
- a CDS encoding cytochrome-c peroxidase, whose amino-acid sequence MRSYPLFIVILVIGFAIMSFNPTYKGVETENSVVNKGLTDFKTKLDQLKSDAYLFSEDKISLEDLQKSLKNTRNSFKEIEFYVAYHYPEFTKTHLNAAPLFHIEAAGTTAYTLPPEGLQVLDELIFSGEAAEQKEEIKTITDFLYNSYASFYLSSVKNGLSKGNNKTLPLRIELIRMYSLGVTGFDTPGSLNISEEAKHTFLGMKRYINDDSYFKNYNVQKANTILTEGIDYLSKSTDFETFDRIEFYKKFIQPLYEELGNWDGRSDNLKEFSGWNVNNKNFFSSDFLDPYFYTLLKKEEDNVDLRELGKEIFYDQNLSDNGKMSCATCHLPENAFTDLKTKSQSNVEGKTVLRNSPSLYNAVFAKRFFYDLRAFYLEQQAEHVIYNENEFNTSYESIIRKLKTKPEYKKAFKTAFKNGNISKENFSKALSSYVASLYSYESDFDKFMRNEKEISTDAKKGFNLFMGKANCATCHFAPNFSGLVPPLFNENESEVLGITAKPISQKPLELDADKGRINSPVKKENSWIYENSFKTVTVRNAVLTKPYFHNGAFNTLEEVMDFYNEGGGEGLGLKVKNQTLAPDKLNLTQTEIKQVIAFLNTLTDISKTKNK is encoded by the coding sequence ATGAGATCTTATCCTTTATTTATTGTGATTCTTGTAATTGGTTTTGCAATAATGTCATTCAACCCGACCTATAAAGGTGTTGAAACTGAAAATTCTGTCGTTAATAAAGGTTTAACGGATTTTAAAACTAAACTTGATCAATTAAAATCTGACGCTTACCTGTTTTCAGAGGATAAAATATCATTGGAAGATCTTCAAAAATCATTAAAAAACACAAGAAATTCCTTCAAAGAAATTGAATTTTACGTAGCCTATCATTATCCGGAATTTACAAAAACCCACCTCAACGCGGCACCGTTATTTCACATTGAAGCGGCGGGAACAACTGCTTATACACTTCCTCCCGAAGGATTGCAGGTGTTGGATGAATTGATATTTTCTGGTGAAGCGGCGGAACAGAAAGAAGAAATCAAGACGATTACCGATTTTCTGTACAACAGTTATGCGAGTTTTTATCTGAGTTCTGTTAAAAACGGCTTAAGCAAAGGAAATAATAAAACGTTGCCATTGAGAATTGAATTAATCAGAATGTACAGTCTGGGTGTTACAGGTTTTGATACTCCTGGATCATTAAATATTTCTGAAGAAGCAAAACATACTTTTTTAGGAATGAAAAGATACATTAATGATGACTCTTACTTTAAAAATTACAACGTTCAGAAAGCCAATACAATTTTAACCGAAGGAATCGATTATCTATCAAAAAGCACCGATTTCGAGACTTTTGACAGAATAGAATTCTATAAAAAATTCATTCAGCCTTTATATGAAGAATTGGGAAACTGGGACGGAAGAAGTGATAATCTGAAAGAATTTTCAGGATGGAATGTCAATAATAAAAACTTTTTCAGCAGCGACTTCCTGGATCCTTATTTTTATACTTTATTGAAAAAAGAGGAAGATAATGTTGATTTGAGAGAATTAGGAAAAGAGATTTTTTATGATCAAAATTTAAGCGATAACGGAAAAATGAGCTGTGCGACCTGTCATTTGCCTGAAAATGCTTTCACCGATTTAAAAACAAAATCCCAAAGTAATGTGGAAGGAAAAACGGTGTTGAGAAATTCCCCTTCCTTATACAATGCTGTTTTTGCGAAACGATTTTTCTATGATTTAAGAGCATTTTATCTTGAACAGCAGGCAGAACACGTAATTTACAATGAAAACGAATTCAATACAAGCTATGAAAGCATCATCAGGAAATTAAAAACAAAACCTGAATACAAAAAAGCATTCAAAACTGCTTTTAAAAACGGAAATATCAGCAAAGAAAATTTTTCGAAAGCATTAAGTTCTTATGTTGCCTCATTATATTCTTACGAAAGTGATTTTGATAAATTCATGAGAAATGAAAAAGAAATTTCTACTGATGCGAAAAAAGGATTTAATTTATTCATGGGAAAAGCGAATTGTGCCACGTGTCATTTTGCTCCGAATTTTTCAGGATTGGTTCCGCCGCTTTTTAATGAGAATGAATCTGAAGTGTTGGGAATTACTGCCAAACCGATCAGTCAAAAACCTTTGGAACTGGATGCTGATAAAGGAAGAATAAATAGTCCGGTGAAAAAAGAAAATTCGTGGATTTACGAAAACTCTTTCAAAACGGTGACGGTAAGAAATGCAGTATTAACAAAACCTTATTTCCACAACGGGGCTTTCAATACATTAGAAGAAGTGATGGATTTCTACAACGAAGGTGGTGGAGAAGGTCTCGGTTTAAAAGTGAAAAATCAAACACTGGCACCAGACAAATTGAACTTGACTCAAACCGAAATTAAACAGGTTATTGCTTTCCTCAATACTTTGACCGATATAAGTAAGACCAAAAATAAATAA
- a CDS encoding BT0820 family HAD-type phosphatase, with protein MMNNKKIAVDFDGTIVEDAYPAIGKTKVFAFETLRKLQAEGFRLILWTYRHGKTLDEAVEFCKKNGVEFYAVNSSFEGEVFDAENQSRKLDADWFIDDRNLGGFPGWGEIYNIIQERIEFRVEGKEVLAYSKLKKEKKKGLFW; from the coding sequence ATGATGAATAATAAAAAAATTGCTGTAGACTTTGACGGAACTATTGTTGAGGATGCTTATCCGGCAATTGGCAAAACTAAAGTTTTTGCTTTTGAAACATTAAGAAAGCTTCAGGCTGAAGGTTTCAGACTTATTCTTTGGACATACAGACACGGCAAAACATTAGATGAAGCCGTAGAATTCTGCAAAAAAAACGGTGTTGAATTCTATGCCGTAAATTCAAGTTTTGAAGGTGAAGTTTTTGACGCAGAAAATCAATCCAGAAAGCTGGATGCTGACTGGTTTATTGATGACAGGAATCTTGGCGGATTTCCAGGTTGGGGTGAGATTTACAATATTATTCAGGAAAGAATAGAATTTCGTGTAGAAGGAAAAGAAGTTTTAGCATATTCAAAACTCAAAAAAGAAAAGAAAAAAGGACTTTTCTGGTAA
- a CDS encoding alkaline phosphatase PhoX has product MKRKLLTVAALAMVSGSLLNAQTFIFNKNSSWKYKDNNVAQIAQWKDANYDISTWSQGDGPLGYGDPVTTTTATGLVTAYFAKDFTVNLNDLSATVELGVMRDDGIVVYLNGEEVVRDNMPTGVIDFNTLSSTTVDGAAESVYNIFSIPKSKFVNGANRISIELHNRGAASSDLRIDAYLKMVANTTNPSVSCNSTHISCFTSIVPTAQTNKLIIPAEHKYQLILKEGENYTEGGGLVGGQNDFTAYVPKNGSATNGYLSVNHETNPGGVTMAEINYNATSKLWQLTKSRAVSFSAPSLVQTIRNCSGGITPWGTVVTAEEQTTSSDVNGDGMKDYGWLVEIDPATAQVISQNTDGSKGKLWQMGIMNHENVVVNNAGTTAYYGEDGGTHMVYKYVMDTPNNLSSGNLYVLKLDQGLSNGDPVATTGVWVQVPNKTKADQNNTSTLAQSLGTSFNGIEDVDISPIDGKIYFTAKGLNKVYRIQDNGMTVSQVETFVGGLTTTYSFETAQGTKTEAWGDGNDNLTFDELGNLWVLQDGGKNYIWVIAPDHTQANPKVKLFASMPAGSEPTGLTFTPDHKFGFFSIQHPDSTISTDIDATGNTIDYRGKSATIVVALKNNLGTAGTLGTIDTHVENTVTVAPNPTSGMVKINSLKGLKDISVTAYSIDGKIVFTKKFSGTNKSLDLDFTNQLEASRVLIVNIEAEEGFQQTVKLLKK; this is encoded by the coding sequence ATGAAAAGAAAATTACTAACAGTTGCCGCTCTTGCAATGGTCTCGGGTTCTTTATTGAACGCTCAGACTTTTATTTTTAACAAGAATTCTTCTTGGAAGTATAAAGATAACAACGTAGCACAGATTGCACAGTGGAAAGATGCAAACTATGATATTTCAACATGGTCTCAAGGAGACGGACCATTGGGTTACGGTGATCCTGTGACCACTACAACAGCTACAGGTCTTGTAACAGCTTATTTTGCAAAAGATTTTACAGTAAACCTAAATGATCTCTCTGCTACAGTAGAATTGGGCGTAATGAGAGATGACGGAATCGTTGTTTATCTTAACGGTGAAGAAGTGGTAAGAGACAATATGCCGACGGGCGTAATTGATTTTAATACTTTATCCAGTACAACAGTTGACGGTGCTGCGGAAAGTGTTTACAACATATTCTCTATTCCGAAATCTAAATTTGTAAACGGAGCTAATAGAATTTCTATCGAATTGCATAACAGAGGTGCTGCAAGTTCTGATTTAAGAATTGATGCTTATCTTAAAATGGTAGCAAACACTACAAACCCTTCGGTTTCTTGTAATTCAACACACATAAGCTGTTTTACTTCAATCGTTCCGACAGCGCAGACTAATAAATTAATCATTCCTGCTGAACATAAATATCAGTTAATCTTAAAAGAAGGTGAAAATTATACAGAAGGAGGAGGATTAGTTGGAGGACAAAATGACTTTACAGCGTATGTTCCGAAAAACGGAAGCGCAACCAACGGATATCTTTCTGTAAACCACGAAACGAATCCGGGTGGTGTTACGATGGCGGAAATCAACTATAATGCGACTTCGAAGCTTTGGCAACTGACAAAATCAAGAGCGGTAAGTTTCTCGGCTCCGAGTTTGGTTCAGACAATCAGAAACTGTTCAGGAGGTATTACGCCTTGGGGAACTGTAGTTACAGCGGAAGAACAGACCACTTCAAGTGATGTAAATGGCGACGGAATGAAGGATTACGGTTGGTTGGTAGAGATTGATCCTGCAACGGCTCAGGTTATTTCTCAAAATACCGACGGTTCTAAAGGAAAACTTTGGCAGATGGGTATTATGAATCACGAAAATGTAGTGGTAAATAATGCAGGAACTACAGCTTATTACGGTGAAGACGGTGGAACTCACATGGTTTACAAATATGTGATGGATACTCCGAATAACCTTTCTTCAGGAAATCTTTATGTTTTAAAATTAGATCAAGGTCTTAGCAATGGAGATCCTGTAGCTACAACAGGTGTTTGGGTTCAGGTTCCTAACAAAACAAAGGCCGACCAGAATAATACAAGTACTTTAGCTCAATCTCTTGGAACTTCTTTCAACGGAATTGAAGATGTTGATATCAGTCCGATTGATGGTAAAATCTATTTTACTGCGAAAGGTTTAAATAAGGTATACAGAATTCAGGACAACGGAATGACGGTTTCTCAGGTTGAAACTTTTGTTGGAGGTCTTACAACAACTTATTCTTTCGAGACAGCTCAGGGAACAAAAACTGAAGCTTGGGGCGACGGAAACGACAATCTTACTTTCGACGAATTAGGGAATCTTTGGGTTCTTCAGGATGGTGGTAAAAACTACATCTGGGTAATTGCTCCAGATCACACTCAGGCAAATCCAAAAGTGAAACTGTTCGCTTCTATGCCTGCAGGTTCAGAACCGACGGGTCTTACATTTACACCCGATCACAAGTTCGGATTCTTCTCAATTCAGCACCCGGATTCTACAATTTCTACGGATATTGATGCAACGGGAAATACAATTGATTACAGAGGAAAATCGGCTACCATTGTAGTTGCTCTTAAAAATAATTTAGGAACAGCAGGAACGTTGGGTACGATTGATACTCATGTAGAAAATACAGTTACAGTTGCTCCGAACCCGACTTCAGGAATGGTAAAAATCAATTCTCTAAAAGGGTTGAAAGATATTTCTGTAACAGCTTACAGCATTGATGGTAAAATTGTTTTCACGAAGAAATTCTCAGGAACGAACAAATCGTTGGATTTAGATTTTACAAATCAGCTTGAGGCTTCAAGAGTGTTAATTGTAAATATCGAAGCGGAAGAAGGATTCCAGCAGACGGTAAAACTTTTAAAGAAATAA
- the map gene encoding type I methionyl aminopeptidase — protein sequence MIQLKTIDELRLMKQSAQLVSRTLGMLAKEIKPGITTLYLDKLAHDFIKDHGAEPAFLGYGGFPYSLCISPNDQVVHGFPSNEEIKEGDVLSVDCGAVLNGFVGDHAYTFEIGEVNPETKKLLKVAKESLYKGIEQCVRGKRIGDISHAIQNHCEKQGYGVVKELVGHGVGRQMHEDPQVPNYGRQGSGKVIKDGLTIAIEPMINLGTEKVKFHNDGWTVTTLDNKPSAHFEHDVAVINGKPVLLSTFQYIYDALGIVTDEEKAFQLDF from the coding sequence ATGATTCAATTAAAAACAATAGACGAACTTCGTCTTATGAAACAAAGTGCTCAGTTGGTTTCCAGAACATTAGGAATGTTGGCGAAAGAAATAAAACCTGGGATTACCACTTTATATTTAGATAAACTAGCTCACGATTTTATTAAAGATCATGGAGCTGAACCTGCATTTTTAGGATATGGAGGGTTTCCTTATTCGTTATGTATTTCACCAAACGACCAGGTTGTACACGGTTTTCCAAGCAATGAAGAAATTAAAGAAGGAGATGTGCTTTCTGTAGACTGTGGAGCTGTTTTGAATGGTTTCGTAGGCGATCATGCTTATACTTTTGAGATCGGAGAAGTAAATCCGGAGACAAAAAAGCTATTAAAAGTTGCTAAAGAATCTCTATATAAAGGTATCGAGCAATGTGTCAGAGGAAAACGAATCGGAGATATTTCTCATGCCATTCAGAATCATTGTGAAAAACAAGGTTATGGTGTTGTAAAAGAGCTTGTTGGGCATGGTGTCGGAAGACAGATGCATGAAGATCCACAAGTTCCGAATTACGGAAGACAGGGGAGCGGAAAAGTAATTAAAGACGGCTTAACAATTGCTATTGAGCCAATGATTAACCTTGGAACTGAAAAGGTAAAGTTTCATAATGACGGCTGGACAGTAACAACTTTGGATAATAAGCCTTCTGCACATTTCGAGCATGATGTAGCGGTAATCAACGGAAAACCGGTATTGCTTTCTACTTTCCAATATATTTACGATGCTTTGGGAATTGTAACTGATGAAGAAAAAGCTTTCCAATTGGATTTTTAA
- a CDS encoding enoyl-ACP reductase FabI — MSYGLLKGKKGIIFGALNEQSIAWKVAERCHEEGAEFILSNAPIALRMGELNGLAEKTGSDVIGADATSIEDLEKLFDAAVAKFGKIDFILHSIGMSINVRKGKHYTEMNYDWLEKGWDISAVSFHKVMRVAYEKDCMNEWGSILALSYIAAQRTFPDYNDMSDNKAYLESIARTFGNYWGERKVRVNTVSQSPTVTTAGSGVKGFGGFLGYAEDMSPLGNATALECADYCVTLFSDLTKKVTMQNLFHDGGFSSSGVTQKVIRKYDVE, encoded by the coding sequence ATGTCATACGGTTTACTTAAAGGCAAAAAGGGAATTATTTTTGGAGCCCTTAATGAACAATCTATTGCATGGAAAGTTGCAGAAAGATGTCATGAAGAAGGTGCTGAATTTATCTTGTCTAATGCACCTATCGCTCTTAGAATGGGAGAATTAAACGGTTTAGCAGAAAAAACAGGTTCTGATGTAATCGGTGCAGATGCAACTTCAATTGAAGATCTAGAAAAACTTTTTGATGCTGCTGTTGCTAAATTTGGTAAAATCGACTTTATCCTTCACTCTATAGGAATGTCCATAAACGTAAGAAAAGGAAAACATTACACAGAAATGAATTATGACTGGTTGGAAAAAGGCTGGGATATTTCTGCTGTTTCTTTCCATAAAGTAATGCGTGTAGCTTATGAAAAAGACTGTATGAATGAATGGGGAAGCATTTTGGCTCTTTCATACATTGCAGCACAGAGAACGTTCCCAGATTATAACGATATGTCTGACAATAAAGCTTATCTTGAAAGTATCGCAAGAACTTTCGGAAACTATTGGGGAGAAAGAAAAGTGCGTGTAAATACGGTTTCTCAGTCGCCGACAGTTACTACGGCAGGAAGCGGTGTGAAAGGTTTCGGCGGTTTCTTAGGATATGCTGAAGATATGTCTCCGTTAGGAAATGCTACAGCTCTTGAATGTGCAGATTATTGTGTTACTCTTTTCTCTGATCTTACTAAAAAAGTGACCATGCAGAATCTTTTCCACGATGGAGGTTTCAGCAGTTCTGGAGTTACTCAGAAAGTAATCCGTAAATATGATGTAGAATAG
- a CDS encoding leucine-rich repeat domain-containing protein has product MKKLLFSISVLILSQAKAQIDPVKYPTYTNIDDALKSGQTIYSMSFRGKVMFNLPTEIQKLQSIFFLNLMENKFEKMDESIFSLEELAILNLNENSIKFIPDEIGELQKLESFSINLNELTSINPNLAKLQKLKFIYLDANSLNVFPEALLQIPSLEEINLQGNQISFIAKDLDQIKNLKSLNLSSNQINDLGNLEFPKHLKYLELQQNSITKLPEDLFHSRNLEFLNVSQNNIKEISPKVKGLKNVVSMNLANNNLKDLPTEFSQLKNLKTLILTGNPMEKSTIEKLKAIMPETQIYF; this is encoded by the coding sequence ATGAAAAAACTACTTTTTTCTATTTCTGTTTTAATTCTTTCTCAGGCGAAAGCTCAGATTGATCCTGTGAAATATCCGACGTATACCAACATTGATGATGCTTTGAAAAGCGGACAAACCATTTACAGCATGAGTTTTAGAGGGAAAGTGATGTTTAATCTTCCGACTGAAATTCAAAAGCTACAATCAATTTTTTTCCTGAATCTGATGGAAAATAAGTTTGAAAAAATGGATGAATCTATTTTTTCTTTAGAAGAATTGGCGATTTTAAATTTAAACGAAAACAGCATCAAATTCATTCCTGACGAAATCGGAGAACTCCAGAAACTGGAAAGTTTTTCCATTAATTTAAATGAATTAACAAGCATAAATCCAAATTTAGCAAAACTTCAGAAATTAAAATTCATTTATTTGGATGCCAATAGTTTGAATGTTTTTCCGGAAGCTTTATTGCAGATTCCGAGCTTGGAAGAAATTAATTTACAGGGAAATCAGATCAGTTTTATTGCGAAAGATCTGGATCAGATTAAAAATTTAAAATCATTAAATCTGTCATCCAACCAAATCAATGATTTAGGGAACTTAGAATTTCCGAAACATTTAAAATACCTTGAATTACAGCAAAATTCCATTACAAAACTTCCTGAAGATCTTTTTCATTCAAGAAACCTGGAATTTTTAAATGTAAGTCAGAATAATATCAAAGAAATCTCACCTAAAGTAAAAGGGTTGAAAAATGTTGTGAGTATGAATTTAGCAAACAACAATTTAAAAGATCTGCCAACCGAATTTTCACAACTTAAAAATCTTAAAACACTCATATTAACGGGTAATCCAATGGAAAAATCAACCATTGAAAAATTAAAAGCCATCATGCCGGAAACACAAATTTATTTCTAA
- a CDS encoding nucleoside phosphorylase, with the protein MLDKLAASELVLNDDGSVYHLNLLPEDIAEKIILVGDPDRVAKVSKYFDTVEIKKNKREFYTHTGTLRGERITVMSTGIGTENIDIVMNELDALVNIDLKNKEFKTDHSALQLFRMGTCGSVNPDVQVDNMLVTQNVVGLDGLMHFYQDYEFENEFSKNFLEKFPYQKIKPMLYFADWSEELGALYKDAKYHGNTATFPGFYAPQGRQLRLKALDDKFLETLNDLGVTNFEMETSAIYALSKLLGHKAITVNNVIANRRRGEFSSDHNNSEKNLITWVLDRIIK; encoded by the coding sequence ATGCTAGATAAACTTGCAGCTTCAGAGCTTGTTCTGAACGACGACGGAAGTGTGTACCATCTTAATCTTCTGCCTGAAGATATTGCAGAAAAGATCATTCTTGTCGGTGATCCTGACCGTGTGGCGAAAGTTTCAAAATATTTCGACACCGTAGAAATTAAGAAAAACAAAAGAGAATTTTACACCCATACAGGAACTTTAAGAGGCGAAAGAATCACCGTAATGTCAACAGGAATCGGTACGGAAAACATTGATATTGTGATGAACGAACTCGATGCTTTGGTAAATATCGATCTTAAAAATAAAGAATTTAAAACCGACCATTCTGCGCTTCAATTATTCAGAATGGGAACTTGCGGAAGTGTGAATCCTGATGTTCAGGTTGATAATATGCTGGTGACTCAAAATGTTGTCGGATTAGATGGCTTGATGCATTTTTATCAGGATTATGAGTTTGAAAATGAGTTTTCTAAGAACTTTTTAGAAAAATTCCCTTACCAGAAAATCAAGCCCATGCTTTATTTTGCGGATTGGTCGGAAGAATTGGGAGCATTGTACAAAGACGCGAAATATCATGGAAATACAGCCACTTTTCCCGGTTTTTACGCTCCACAGGGAAGACAATTACGTTTAAAAGCTCTTGACGACAAATTTCTGGAAACATTGAATGATCTTGGCGTAACCAATTTTGAAATGGAAACTTCTGCAATTTATGCTTTGTCTAAATTGTTAGGCCATAAAGCCATTACGGTAAATAATGTGATTGCCAACAGAAGACGTGGAGAATTTTCATCAGATCATAATAATTCTGAAAAAAACCTGATTACTTGGGTATTGGATAGAATTATTAAATAA
- a CDS encoding translation initiation factor — protein sequence MDFRDQLKNLFPDHEEQDFEMPEEQFKQKEPLVCKFEKKGRNGKPVTVVEGWEGSEDDLKKISKKIKTTLGIGGSEKDGTIIIQGDNRDKIMDILKEMGYKTKRVGG from the coding sequence ATGGATTTTAGAGATCAATTGAAAAACCTTTTCCCTGACCATGAGGAACAGGATTTTGAGATGCCGGAAGAACAGTTTAAGCAGAAAGAACCATTGGTATGCAAGTTTGAGAAAAAAGGCAGAAACGGAAAACCTGTAACGGTTGTAGAAGGCTGGGAAGGTAGCGAGGACGATTTGAAGAAAATCTCAAAAAAAATAAAAACCACCTTGGGAATCGGTGGTTCTGAGAAGGATGGAACAATTATTATTCAAGGTGATAATCGTGATAAAATAATGGATATCCTTAAAGAAATGGGCTATAAAACCAAAAGAGTCGGCGGATAA
- the gpmI gene encoding 2,3-bisphosphoglycerate-independent phosphoglycerate mutase, with product MSKKAILAILDGWGLGMNPDVSALDKASTPFIDSCLKNFPHTTLEASGLAVGLPFGQMGNSEVGHMNLGAGRVVYQNLVKLNMAVENGTLGQQKEIQDAFEYAKRENKKVHFIGLVSNGGVHSHINHLKGLLTSAHEFGLNENVFVHAFTDGRDCDPHSGKGFIEELQNHMETTTGKLATVVGRYYAMDRDKRWERVKLAYDALVEGVGEQSTDALASIQKSYENNVTDEFLKPIILVNSTETGNVVPVAKIIDNDVVISFNFRTDRGREITEVLSQKDFPEYFMRKLNLYYITLTNYDKTYQNVHVVFDENVLEETMGEVLEKNHKTQIRIAETEKYPHVTFFFSGGREEEFVGERRLLCPSPKDVPTYDLKPEMSAYDITNAIVSELENETADFICLNFANTDMVGHTGVFEAAVKAAEVVDQCIQKVATTAYEHGYAVFILADHGNSDVMINPDGTPNTQHSTNLVPFIVMDKDHTWSLKPGKLGDVAPTILKVMGVEIPEIMTGDILVN from the coding sequence ATGTCAAAAAAAGCAATATTAGCAATCCTTGACGGATGGGGATTGGGAATGAATCCGGACGTTTCAGCACTTGATAAAGCAAGTACTCCATTTATAGATAGCTGTCTTAAAAATTTTCCTCACACAACGCTCGAAGCGAGTGGTTTAGCGGTTGGTCTTCCTTTTGGACAAATGGGAAATTCTGAAGTAGGGCACATGAATCTGGGCGCAGGAAGAGTGGTATATCAGAATTTGGTAAAACTGAATATGGCTGTTGAAAACGGAACGCTTGGACAGCAAAAAGAAATTCAGGATGCTTTTGAATATGCTAAAAGAGAAAATAAAAAAGTACACTTTATCGGTTTGGTTTCCAATGGAGGTGTGCATTCACATATCAATCACCTGAAAGGTCTTTTAACTTCAGCGCATGAATTTGGGTTGAATGAAAATGTCTTCGTTCACGCTTTTACAGACGGTCGCGACTGCGATCCGCATTCTGGAAAAGGCTTCATTGAAGAGCTTCAAAACCATATGGAAACAACTACCGGAAAATTGGCAACAGTTGTCGGCAGATATTATGCGATGGACAGAGATAAAAGATGGGAGCGTGTAAAATTGGCTTATGATGCTTTGGTAGAGGGAGTTGGTGAACAATCAACTGATGCTTTGGCTTCCATCCAGAAATCTTATGAAAATAATGTAACGGATGAATTTTTAAAGCCGATCATTTTAGTGAATTCTACTGAAACCGGAAACGTAGTTCCTGTGGCTAAAATTATTGACAATGATGTAGTTATTTCTTTTAATTTCAGAACAGATAGAGGGAGAGAAATTACAGAAGTGCTTTCTCAGAAAGATTTTCCGGAATATTTCATGAGAAAACTGAATCTTTACTATATTACATTAACGAACTATGATAAAACATATCAAAATGTACACGTAGTTTTTGATGAAAATGTTCTTGAAGAAACAATGGGAGAGGTATTAGAAAAAAATCATAAAACACAGATCAGAATTGCTGAAACGGAGAAATATCCTCACGTTACATTTTTCTTTTCCGGAGGTCGTGAAGAGGAATTCGTAGGAGAAAGAAGATTATTATGTCCGAGCCCGAAAGATGTTCCTACTTATGACTTAAAACCTGAAATGTCGGCTTACGATATTACCAACGCTATCGTTTCCGAACTGGAAAATGAAACGGCAGATTTTATCTGTTTAAATTTTGCCAATACAGATATGGTAGGCCATACAGGAGTTTTCGAAGCGGCTGTAAAGGCGGCAGAAGTAGTAGATCAATGTATTCAAAAAGTGGCGACAACGGCTTATGAGCATGGTTACGCGGTTTTTATTCTTGCAGATCACGGAAATTCTGATGTAATGATTAATCCTGATGGAACTCCAAATACACAGCATTCAACAAATCTTGTTCCGTTCATTGTGATGGATAAAGACCATACATGGAGCCTTAAACCTGGAAAATTAGGTGATGTTGCTCCAACTATTCTAAAAGTAATGGGTGTGGAAATTCCTGAAATAATGACGGGAGATATTTTAGTTAACTAA